From the Yoonia rosea genome, the window ATCTGGGACGCAGACAGGACCAAGCAGCAATGAGTGATCCGCAAACAACCGGGCCCGCACCGCTCGACGTGAGACCCGTCAAAAAGAAGATCTGGCAGCGATTGTCGCTGGTCTGGCTTGTGCCCATCATGGCCTTGGCGATTTCACTTTGGGCTGCATGGCAGAACTATGCGGATCGCGGCACGCTGATCACGATCAGCTTTGAAAACGCGGCAGGCATTACGGCCGGAGAAACCAGTATCAGATACCGCGATGTTACCATTGGCGAGGTGGAGGATGTCGAGTTTTCGAATGGTCTGACCGATGTGCTTGTGCATGCGCGGATTGATCAAACCGTCGCGCCCTTTCTTGATGATGACGCCCAGTTCTGGGTTGTGCGCCCTGATGTGTCCGTGCGCGGCATTACCGGCCTCGATACCGTCTTGTCCGGCGTCTATATCGAAGGAAACTGGGATACAGAGGCGGATGTGGCCCAGACACAGTTCGTTGGTCTGGAAGAGCCTATTCTGACCCGCGCAAACCAGCGCGGCACCACAGTGACACTCCGCGCAGATGATGGCGGCAGCATCTCGGCGGGGGCGCCGGTGCTGCACAAGGGCATTGAGGTCGGCTATCTCGAACAGCCCCAGCTTTCACTCAATGGCAGTCAGGTTGTCGTCACCGCCTTTATCGAAAGCCCCTATGACCGCCGCATCACCAGCAGCACGCGGTTCTGGGACACATCGGGCTTTAGCGTTTCTTTCGGCACCGGCGGCGTGTCTTTGAACGTCAGCTCACTGGCCTCTGTCATCGAAGGCGGGATTGCATTTGATACTGTCGTTTCGGGCGGTCGACCAATTCAGGATGGCGCCACCTTTGACATTTTCGACAGCGAAGAGGCCGCGCGCGAAAGCCTCTTCACCGATCCCAATGCAGAAGTGTTGCGTGTCGCGGTGCTTTTCGAACAATCGGTCAGTGGTCTGGCGGTCGGGTCCGAAGTCCGCTTTCAAGGCATCCGCATCGGCGAGGTCAGCGACCTGAACGCCATCGTGCTCGGTCAGGGCAGCGACGCCGAAGTCCGTTTGCAGGCGGTGCTTTCGGTTGAACCTTCCCGCCTCGGGATGGGCACTGACGCTACTGTCGAAGACGCGTTCAACCTGTTGTCGGATTTTGTCACGCGCGGCCTGCGGGCACGGATGGTGACAGGGAATATTCTGGCGGGTACGCTTTTTGTCGAACTGGTTCAAGTCGAGGACGCGCTGCCTGCGATTATGAACCTGACATCGGGGGATTATCCGGTCATTCCCTCAACGGATTCAGAAATTTCGGACGTCGCCGCCACCGCCGAAGGCCTGCTGTCGCGCATCAATGCGCTGCCCGTCGAAGAACTGATGGATGGTGCAATTGATCTTATGGATAGCATCGAGCGGTTGGCGAATGACGACTCCACCCGTAACGCACCGGCGGCCCTTCTATCGCTGCTGGACGAATCCCGTGCCTTGATCGCATCGGACGATCTGCAGGCCATTCCCAATGACCTGCGCACTGTCATCAACGACATCAATGGTCTTGTGGCCGAGGCCAGCGAAACCGGTATCATCACGAACCTTGATGCGGCGATCGCGACCGCGGCACAGGCGGCCACGAATATCGAACAGGCCACACAAAACCTGCCGCAGATCACCGCCGATATCGAAGCACTGACGACCCGTGCCAACCAGCTTGAACTGGAGGCGTTGGTCGCGTCTGCAACCGAGACATTGAACGCGGTTGATGCATTCATCGGGACCGACGATGCGATTGCCTTCCCAGCCGAAGCCAACGCCGCCCTCGTGTCTTTGCGCACCTTCCTTGATGAAGTCCGCGAAGGCGGTGCCATTGAAAACGTGAACGACGCTCTTGCCTCGGCCAGTCAAGCGGCCAGCGCAGTCGAAGACGCCGTCAGCACCCTGCCCGCCCTTTCCGCGCGCGCAAATGATCTGGTGACCCAGATTACGACGGTCGTGAACAGCTATGGCGAGCGGTCCCGCTTCAGCGCCGAGACGCTGTCGACGTTGCGCGATATTCAAGAAGCGTCCGATGCGATTTCCTCGCTCGCGCGCACCATCGAACGAAACCCCAATTCCTTGTTGATCGGACGGTAAATCATGCTTTCACGCTTCACAGTCCTTGTCCTGACAGCGCTTGCCGCCTGTTCCCCTCTGGCCGAGCGTGTCGCGATGACACCGCTCTCCTCCTCGGTTGAACTGCGTCCCTTGGTGGGCAGCGCCATGATCCGGACGGTGTCTCTGCCGACATATGCCGCCGCAGAAGAGATTGCCGTCAAAACTGCGGACGGGCGCATCACACTGCGCGAAGACGTGCTCTGGGCGGATGAGCCCGAGCGCGCGGTCACATTGATCCTGACACGCACCCTCAGCGACATTCTGAACACCGATGTCGGCCCAGACCCCTGGCCCTTCATCGGCCTGCCCGATGTGTCCGTGGACGTGCGGGTCGAGCGGATGCTGGGGGGGCTGGACGGGACGTTCGAGCTGCGCGGTCAGTTCTTTGTTGCCAGCGAAGGGGTAAACTTCCGCAATAGCACCCATCGTTTTGACATCATCGAACAGGTGACGGACGGATCCGTCGAAAGCATTGCCGCTGCGCAATCGGCTGCCTTGCTCAAACTGGCTGAACAGATTGGCGCTGTGCTCGGGCGTTAGCCTGCGGCGTCATTCAGTGTCGCGGTGGTGCGGCGGACCTTCAGGTTCGCCCGCACGAATGCCACGATAAAGATCGCTGTCAGCACAAGGATGACCGTTGGCGCAGGGGCACTGTCGAGAAAGAAGCTCAGATAGACGCCCGAGAAACCTGCGAACATCGTCACCCCCACCGCAATCGGCAGCATCAGCGCAAAGCGTTTCGTCAGCAGAAACGCAATCGCCCCCGGTGCGATCAACAGGCCAATCGACAGGATAATCCCCACCGCCGAAAGCGTGGCGACGATTGTCAGCGAAATCAGCGCCAACAGCCCGTAATGCAGCCAGCCCACCCGCAACCCGACCGCCTGCGCCTGTACCGGATCAAAGGCATGGAGCATGAATTCGCGTTGCTTGACCAGAATGATGACCGCAACAAACGCGGCAATCATGCCAGCGGTCCAGAGGTCTGTGCCATCCACGCCAAGCATATTGCCAAAGAGGATGTGATCGAGGTGCACGTCCGTTGTGATCTTGGTGTAAAGCACAAGGCCGAAGCCGAACATGCCCGAAAACACGATCCCCATGACGGTATCCTGCTTGACCCTGCTATTGGCCGCCAGAAACCCGGTGCTGAGCGCGCAGGTCATCCCCGCCACAAAGGCCCCGATGATGAGCGGGATATTCAGCATATAGGCGATAACAATGCCCGGCAGCACCGCGTGGCTGATGGCATCGCCCATCAGCGACCACCCCTTGAGCACAAGATAACAGGACAGCAAGCTTGTCGGCACAGCAATGATCGCCATCATCAGGAAGGCTTTGTTCATAAAGGCGAACTGGAAAGGAAAGAGGAGCGTTTCCATCAATTGCCCTCCAGTGCAGCGGCCGCACGGCGGCGCGCGGCCAGATAGCCGTGTTTGGGTGCGAAAACAAAGGCCGCAAGAAAGATAAGTGTCTGTAATGTGACGATGATCCCGCCTGTGGCACCGTCAAGATAATAGCTGAGATAGGCGCCAACAAAGCTGGTTCCGGCCCCGATGGTGACGCTCAGCACCAACAAGCGTGGGAAACGGTCTGTCAGCAGATAGGCCGTTGCCCCCGGTGTTACGACCATGGCAATGACCAAGAAAGCACCCACGGTTTGCAAAGCGGCAACGCAAGAAGCGGCAAGCAGCGTAAAGAACACCGCGCGCAACAGATCAGGCCGCAGCCCGATGGACCGCGCGTGGTTTTCGTCAAAGAATGCGACCATCAGGTCTTTCCATTTGGCCAGCAGCACAGCCAGGGTCACAAAGCCGATGATCGCGAGTTGCAGCGTATCGGAGGGCGTGATCGCAAGGATGTTGCCCATCGTGATCGTCTGCACGCTGACCGATGTTGGCGACAGCGACACCATGAAAAGCCCCAGTCCAAAGAAGGACGTAAAGATCAGCCCGATGATCGTGTCCTCTTTCAGGCCCGAACGCTGGTTGAGAAACAGCATCGCCCCTGCGGCCAACCCGCCTGCGGCAAAGGCCCCCAAAGCAAAGGGCAGACCCAGCATATAGGCCCCCGCCACGCCCGGCACGATCGAATGGCTGAGCGCATCACCGATCAGCGACCAGCCTTTGAGCATCAGATAGGCAGAGAGAAACGCGCAAACCCCGCCGACCAACGCACTGACCCACATGGCGTTGAACATGTAGCCATAGCTGAAAGGTTCCAGCAAAAGCGCGATCATGTGGGCTCTTTCTCGGTGTCGCCGCCCTCGCCGTAAACAACAAAGGGGCGCTCGTCATCGGTGATCACACGGATCTGGCGGCTGTCATCATCGTCGTGCAGGTCTGAACCGCCCAGCACGAAGTGCCGCAACACGCCGCCAAAGGCGATTTCGAGGTTTTCATGGGTAAAGACATCCGAGGTCAGACCGTAGGCCAGCACCGTCTGCTTGACAAGAATTGTGCGGTCACAGAACTCTGGCACAGACCCGAGATTATGGGTGGAGACCAGTATCACCCGCCCCTCATCCCGCAGATCGCGCAAGAGGGCGACGATCGCATCCTCGGTTTGCACATCAACGCCGGTAAAGGGCTCATCAAGCAGGATCACCTGCCCTTCCTGCGCCAAGGCGCGGGCCAGAAACACCCGCTTGCGCTGACCGCCGGACAATTCGCCAATCTGACGCTTGCGGAATTCCGACATATTTACCCGCGCCAGCGCGTCACTCACCGCCGCATGATCAGCCGCTTTCGGGCGGCGAAAGAACCCCATGTGCCCGTAGCGGCCCATCATGACCACGTCCTCGACAAGGACCGGAAACGACCAATCCACCTCTTCGGATTGCGGCACATAGGCCACGATATTGCGGCGCAACGCCTCGGCCACCGGCATGCCAAGCACCGAGATTTCGCCGCGTGCGGCAGGCACGAACCCCATGATCGCCTTGAACAGCGTTGATTTTCCGGCACCATTTACCCCCACAAGGGCGGTGATCGTCCCTGTGGGGATTTCAAAGCTCGCGTTATGCAGTGCGGTGTGCCCGTTACGGTAGGTCACCGTCACATTCTGCGAGATGATGCCGGAGCTTTGGGTCATTCAGTCAGGCCTGCTGCGATGGTTTCCGTCGTGACACGCAAGAGGTCAAGGTAGGTCGGCACGGGGCCATCCGCCTCGGTCAGGCTATCCACGTAAAGCACGCCCGCATAGTCCGCATCCGTCTCGCGCGCGACCTGCTCGGCGGGGGCCTGACTGACGGTGCTTTCGCAGAATACGGCAGGGATATCGTTCTCGCGCACTGTGTCGATCACGCGCCGCACCTGTTGGGGCGTGCCTTGGCTGTCGGCGTTGATGGGCCAGAGGTAGAGTTCCTGCATCCCGAAATCGCGCGCAAGGTAGCTGAAGGCACCTTCGCAAGTGACAAGCCAGCGCTGTTCGGCAGGCAGAGCAAGGATCTGGTCGCGCAGAGGCGCAATCGTCGCGGTGATTTCGGCCTTATAGGCCTCTGCGTTGGCACGGTAGGTTTCGGCATTGTCAGGATCATGTTCGACAAACGCATCGCGGATATTGTCGACGTAAATCAACGCGCTCTCAAGGCTCATCCAGGCATGGGGATTGGGTTTACCATCATAGGACCCGGACGAGATGCTGAGCGGTGTGATCCCGTCAGAGAGCGTCACACTGGGCACGTCCGAGAGGTTGCTGAAGAACTGTTCAAACCACAATTCAAGGTTCAGCCCGTTCCACAGGATCAGATCGGCATCCTGCGCGCGAATGATATCACGGGGGGTGGGTTGATAGCCGTGGATTTCGGCCCCTGCCCGCGTGATGCTTTCCACAATCGCTGCGTCACCTGCCACGTTCTGGGCCATATCGGCGATCACCGTAAAGGTGGTGACGGCTTTGAAACGGTCATCTTCGGCCATGGCAGCAGAAGAAAACAGGGCGGCACAACACACAAAGGAGAGGCATTTTATCATAGTCATTGGAGTGTCCTTTCCACAGAGAACTGTCAATCCAAAAGATGCTTATGCGACTTATTCGCAATTGTAAAAGAAAATGCGAATGGTTCGCATCTTGTCACGAAGAGGTGATGATAGACCGCAATATCTGTACCCGCAGCCCCCTATTCCGCAGGTGCCATCGCACCAATCCGTTCCTCGTTCAGGTCTGGCTTGCGAATGGCCAGACGCAGCAGCGGCGGCACCGTCAGAAGCGTCAGGAAGGCCGACATTGACAGGCCACCAACAACAACTGCACCCAAACCACGGTAGAGCTCGGACCCTTCGCCGGGGAAGATGACCAAGGGCAGCATCCCCATGATGCTGGTCAGTGTCGACATAAAGATCGGTCTGATCCGGTTGCGCGTGGCCTCTTCGATGGCGTCAACTGGCTCCATCCCTTCTTCGCGCAGATGGAACAGGGTCTGATGCACGATCAGGATCGCATTGTTGACCACGATGCCCACCAAGATCACGAAACCAAGCAAGGTCAGCATGTCCATCGGCTGGGTCTGGTAAAGGTTCAACACCGCGAGCCCCCCGACCCCGCCCGCCGCAGCCACCGGCACAGCAATCAGAATGACCAGCGGCAGGATAAAGCTCTCAAACAGCACCGCCATGACCAGAAAGACGATGATCAGCGCCACAATCAGGTTGATCTGGATCGCGTTCCAGGTCTGGCTGAGTTGATCGGCCGTGCCGGACACGCTCAGGCGGATATCGCCGGGGATGCCCTGCTCTTCGAGCACAGCAACGACCTGTTGTTCCAAAATCTCAACCGCCTGTTCCAAGGGCAGGTTATCGGCGGGCCGCACTTCGAGCGTGACCGTCCGCAGCCGTTCGCGGTGCCTGATTTCGGTCGGGCCTGCGGTCAGCATGACCTCAGCCAGCGCCGACACCGGCACGATCTGGCCACCGGGGGTGACAACGGGATAATTGCCGACATCTTGGGTACGGGCGGCGTCACGGATGGTCGGGTCCCCTTTGAGCACCAGATCAACACGCTCTGACCCCACGGTAATCTGCGCGACGCGCAACCCGTCGTTAAAGGCATCAACCGTGGCCGCCAGCCCGGAACTGTCCAAACCGGCATCGGCAAGGCGCAGGCGATCAGGGATCAATCGGACCTCTGGCGCGCCCAGCTCAAGCCCCGGGATAGGCCGGAACTGATGCCCTTCCGCACGTGGCAGAACACCAGAAACGATCCCTGCCGCGCGTCCCGCCACAGCCAAGATTTCGTTAAGGTCCTGACCCGAGACATTGAGTTCAATCGCGCGGCCGCCACCCACGCCGCGCCCGAAAAGGGATGGTTGGGTCATAAAACCGAAGGTGCCGGGTTCGGCAAAAATCGGTCGGCTGAGGATAGGGATCAACTCGCCTGCGCGCTGGCTATCAACCGCTGCGGCACCGACGAAAGAATTGCCCGGTGTGGCCACGAAAAAGAAACTGTCGATAGCGGGCACACCATCAGCGGTTTGCGCTTCGGGGGCCACTTCCCACAAAGGCTGGGCCACGTCTTCGATACGCTGCGCAATAGTTTCAGTGGTTTCAAGGTTATAGCCAGGGGGCGGAATGATCAGGCCGAAGACCAGATTGCGGTTGCCTTCGGGCAGATATTCCAGACGCGGCAGAAAGGCCCAGCTGGCCACCGCAGCACCGCCGGCAATCAGGGTCACCATGATGATCCCGATTGTCCGCACCCGCACAGTCATGCGCACGTAAGCCATGACCAGATTACGGAACCCCCGCCCCAAGTGGTCGATCCCCCAAAGCGGGACCATCTTTTGATCATCGCGGCGCAGCAAACGGCTGGCCAGTGCAGGGATCACGGTAACGGCAACCACCAGCGACAACAGCACAGAGACCGAAATCGCCACCGCGATATCGCGGAAGAGTTGCCCTGCCTCAAGCTGCATCACCAGGATGGGCACAAAGACCAGAACGGTCGTCAGCGCCGACACAAGGATCGCGCCCCAGACCTGTTTGGCCCCCAGATAAGCCGCCTCGCGCCGTGAATACCCAGCCTCGCGCAGGCGATAGATGTTTTCCAGCACCACAATCGCGGCATCCACGATCATTCCGACCGCAAAGGCGATACCCGCAAGCGAGATCACGTTCAACGTGCGGCCAGTTGCGGCCATGACAACGAAGGTCGCGACAATCGACACGGGGATCGACAGCGAGATGATCACAACCGCCCGTGGCGAGCGCAAAAACAGCATCAGGATCAATGCCGCGAGCGCACCACCAATATAGATGTTCGTGGTCACAAGATCGATCGCACCTTCAATATAGATCGTCTCGTCATAGACCTGTTGCAGGATCAGACCCTGATCTGTCATCGGCCCTGCCTGCAACGCGTCCAGCACGACGCGGAGTTCTTCCATCACGGTGATCACATTGGCACCGGATTCGCGCACCACATTGAAGGCAAGACTGGGTTCGCCCTTGAACCGCAGCCGCGCGGTCGGTTCCTGATAGGCGAAGGCCACATCTGCCACGTCACTGACGCGCACCCGCCCGATGCCGCCGCTTGCTGCATCCGAACGCAGTACGACGTTACGGATCGCATCCTCGGTGTTCAGATTGCTTTCCGTGCGGACGATATAGCGCCGCTTGCCTTCGTCCACATCCCCTGCGGAAATCGAGATATTCTCGGCGCGCAGCCGCTGCACCACCTCTGGCACGGTCAGCCCGAAGCGTGACAGACGCTGCGGGTCCACGACCACCTGCAATTCGCGCGTCACCCCGCCAAAGACGTTCACAGCGGCGACGCCGGGGATCCGCTCGACACGGTCCTTGACGATGTCTTCGATGAA encodes:
- a CDS encoding PqiB family protein, which translates into the protein MSDPQTTGPAPLDVRPVKKKIWQRLSLVWLVPIMALAISLWAAWQNYADRGTLITISFENAAGITAGETSIRYRDVTIGEVEDVEFSNGLTDVLVHARIDQTVAPFLDDDAQFWVVRPDVSVRGITGLDTVLSGVYIEGNWDTEADVAQTQFVGLEEPILTRANQRGTTVTLRADDGGSISAGAPVLHKGIEVGYLEQPQLSLNGSQVVVTAFIESPYDRRITSSTRFWDTSGFSVSFGTGGVSLNVSSLASVIEGGIAFDTVVSGGRPIQDGATFDIFDSEEAARESLFTDPNAEVLRVAVLFEQSVSGLAVGSEVRFQGIRIGEVSDLNAIVLGQGSDAEVRLQAVLSVEPSRLGMGTDATVEDAFNLLSDFVTRGLRARMVTGNILAGTLFVELVQVEDALPAIMNLTSGDYPVIPSTDSEISDVAATAEGLLSRINALPVEELMDGAIDLMDSIERLANDDSTRNAPAALLSLLDESRALIASDDLQAIPNDLRTVINDINGLVAEASETGIITNLDAAIATAAQAATNIEQATQNLPQITADIEALTTRANQLELEALVASATETLNAVDAFIGTDDAIAFPAEANAALVSLRTFLDEVREGGAIENVNDALASASQAASAVEDAVSTLPALSARANDLVTQITTVVNSYGERSRFSAETLSTLRDIQEASDAISSLARTIERNPNSLLIGR
- a CDS encoding PqiC family protein yields the protein MLSRFTVLVLTALAACSPLAERVAMTPLSSSVELRPLVGSAMIRTVSLPTYAAAEEIAVKTADGRITLREDVLWADEPERAVTLILTRTLSDILNTDVGPDPWPFIGLPDVSVDVRVERMLGGLDGTFELRGQFFVASEGVNFRNSTHRFDIIEQVTDGSVESIAAAQSAALLKLAEQIGAVLGR
- a CDS encoding metal ABC transporter permease, coding for METLLFPFQFAFMNKAFLMMAIIAVPTSLLSCYLVLKGWSLMGDAISHAVLPGIVIAYMLNIPLIIGAFVAGMTCALSTGFLAANSRVKQDTVMGIVFSGMFGFGLVLYTKITTDVHLDHILFGNMLGVDGTDLWTAGMIAAFVAVIILVKQREFMLHAFDPVQAQAVGLRVGWLHYGLLALISLTIVATLSAVGIILSIGLLIAPGAIAFLLTKRFALMLPIAVGVTMFAGFSGVYLSFFLDSAPAPTVILVLTAIFIVAFVRANLKVRRTTATLNDAAG
- a CDS encoding metal ABC transporter permease, whose product is MIALLLEPFSYGYMFNAMWVSALVGGVCAFLSAYLMLKGWSLIGDALSHSIVPGVAGAYMLGLPFALGAFAAGGLAAGAMLFLNQRSGLKEDTIIGLIFTSFFGLGLFMVSLSPTSVSVQTITMGNILAITPSDTLQLAIIGFVTLAVLLAKWKDLMVAFFDENHARSIGLRPDLLRAVFFTLLAASCVAALQTVGAFLVIAMVVTPGATAYLLTDRFPRLLVLSVTIGAGTSFVGAYLSYYLDGATGGIIVTLQTLIFLAAFVFAPKHGYLAARRRAAAALEGN
- a CDS encoding manganese/iron ABC transporter ATP-binding protein — its product is MTQSSGIISQNVTVTYRNGHTALHNASFEIPTGTITALVGVNGAGKSTLFKAIMGFVPAARGEISVLGMPVAEALRRNIVAYVPQSEEVDWSFPVLVEDVVMMGRYGHMGFFRRPKAADHAAVSDALARVNMSEFRKRQIGELSGGQRKRVFLARALAQEGQVILLDEPFTGVDVQTEDAIVALLRDLRDEGRVILVSTHNLGSVPEFCDRTILVKQTVLAYGLTSDVFTHENLEIAFGGVLRHFVLGGSDLHDDDDSRQIRVITDDERPFVVYGEGGDTEKEPT
- a CDS encoding metal ABC transporter substrate-binding protein codes for the protein MIKCLSFVCCAALFSSAAMAEDDRFKAVTTFTVIADMAQNVAGDAAIVESITRAGAEIHGYQPTPRDIIRAQDADLILWNGLNLELWFEQFFSNLSDVPSVTLSDGITPLSISSGSYDGKPNPHAWMSLESALIYVDNIRDAFVEHDPDNAETYRANAEAYKAEITATIAPLRDQILALPAEQRWLVTCEGAFSYLARDFGMQELYLWPINADSQGTPQQVRRVIDTVRENDIPAVFCESTVSQAPAEQVARETDADYAGVLYVDSLTEADGPVPTYLDLLRVTTETIAAGLTE
- a CDS encoding efflux RND transporter permease subunit, with the protein product MDIIRYSIERPVAVIAAVLMAVLFGALALTQIPIQLAPDVRKPIVVISTNWPGAAPSEIEREIVNPQEETLRGLDGLEIMTSRSRTGQAEVTLEFAIGTDMSQSLLLVSNRLDRVGGYPAEANEPTLNTSGADDSPIAWVLVTAAEGNTQPMPNYGDFIEDIVKDRVERIPGVAAVNVFGGVTRELQVVVDPQRLSRFGLTVPEVVQRLRAENISISAGDVDEGKRRYIVRTESNLNTEDAIRNVVLRSDAASGGIGRVRVSDVADVAFAYQEPTARLRFKGEPSLAFNVVRESGANVITVMEELRVVLDALQAGPMTDQGLILQQVYDETIYIEGAIDLVTTNIYIGGALAALILMLFLRSPRAVVIISLSIPVSIVATFVVMAATGRTLNVISLAGIAFAVGMIVDAAIVVLENIYRLREAGYSRREAAYLGAKQVWGAILVSALTTVLVFVPILVMQLEAGQLFRDIAVAISVSVLLSLVVAVTVIPALASRLLRRDDQKMVPLWGIDHLGRGFRNLVMAYVRMTVRVRTIGIIMVTLIAGGAAVASWAFLPRLEYLPEGNRNLVFGLIIPPPGYNLETTETIAQRIEDVAQPLWEVAPEAQTADGVPAIDSFFFVATPGNSFVGAAAVDSQRAGELIPILSRPIFAEPGTFGFMTQPSLFGRGVGGGRAIELNVSGQDLNEILAVAGRAAGIVSGVLPRAEGHQFRPIPGLELGAPEVRLIPDRLRLADAGLDSSGLAATVDAFNDGLRVAQITVGSERVDLVLKGDPTIRDAARTQDVGNYPVVTPGGQIVPVSALAEVMLTAGPTEIRHRERLRTVTLEVRPADNLPLEQAVEILEQQVVAVLEEQGIPGDIRLSVSGTADQLSQTWNAIQINLIVALIIVFLVMAVLFESFILPLVILIAVPVAAAGGVGGLAVLNLYQTQPMDMLTLLGFVILVGIVVNNAILIVHQTLFHLREEGMEPVDAIEEATRNRIRPIFMSTLTSIMGMLPLVIFPGEGSELYRGLGAVVVGGLSMSAFLTLLTVPPLLRLAIRKPDLNEERIGAMAPAE